One window of Pseudomonas sp. ML2-2023-3 genomic DNA carries:
- a CDS encoding RNA polymerase sigma factor, giving the protein MSDMDLKGLFLKHAGTLRGYLARKVRDPQLAADLVQESFLRMAERGRKEHIDNTPGYLYRIAGNLLVDHIRQETRRKTDSVAHEALAEIEDELAGLEAQAMAEQQRMALKQALSELPERTQEIFRLNRIEGMTHAQVARHLEISDSSVQKHLSKALAYVMQRLQEPEK; this is encoded by the coding sequence TTGTCGGATATGGATCTCAAAGGCTTGTTCCTCAAGCATGCCGGTACCCTGCGCGGGTATCTGGCGCGCAAGGTGCGAGACCCTCAGCTGGCCGCAGACCTGGTGCAGGAAAGTTTTCTGCGCATGGCCGAGCGTGGGCGCAAGGAGCACATCGACAACACCCCCGGCTATCTGTATCGCATCGCGGGCAACCTGTTGGTCGATCACATTCGCCAGGAAACCCGACGCAAGACCGACTCGGTTGCCCACGAAGCACTGGCTGAAATCGAAGATGAACTGGCAGGGCTGGAGGCCCAGGCGATGGCTGAACAACAGCGCATGGCTCTAAAGCAGGCATTGTCCGAATTGCCGGAACGCACGCAGGAGATCTTTCGCCTCAATCGCATCGAGGGCATGACCCATGCTCAAGTTGCGCGCCATCTTGAAATTTCTGACAGCTCAGTGCAAAAGCATCTGTCAAAAGCCTTGGCCTACGTCATGCAGCGCCTACAAGAGCCTGAGAAATAA
- a CDS encoding TetR/AcrR family transcriptional regulator translates to MTDIPELDTGATAPVVEPRKSRKNNPEKTRENILQEAIVEFVEQGLAGARVDAIAERTKTSKRMIYYYFTSKEQLYVEVLEKLYGEIRSIESRLNLDQLEPVEAILRLVEFTFDHHDMNADFVRIVSIENIHKGEYIKRSEGIKAMNDTIVHALENILRRGVEQKVFRAGLNPLDVHLLVSSFCFYRVSNRYTLGEIFQVDFSDLQVKQRQRDMMCDAVLRYLQA, encoded by the coding sequence ATGACCGACATTCCAGAACTCGACACCGGCGCCACGGCACCGGTCGTCGAACCGCGCAAGAGCCGTAAGAACAACCCTGAGAAGACGCGGGAAAATATCCTGCAAGAAGCCATTGTCGAGTTCGTGGAACAAGGGTTGGCGGGCGCTCGCGTGGACGCCATCGCAGAGCGTACCAAGACCTCCAAGCGCATGATCTATTACTACTTCACCAGTAAGGAGCAGCTCTACGTCGAGGTGCTGGAGAAGCTCTACGGCGAAATCCGCAGCATCGAAAGTCGCTTGAACCTGGATCAGCTCGAGCCGGTAGAAGCCATTCTGCGGCTGGTGGAGTTCACCTTCGACCACCACGACATGAACGCGGATTTTGTGCGCATTGTCAGCATCGAAAATATCCACAAGGGTGAGTACATCAAGCGTTCGGAAGGCATCAAGGCCATGAACGACACGATTGTGCATGCCCTGGAGAACATCCTGCGACGCGGCGTTGAACAAAAGGTATTCCGTGCGGGGCTGAACCCGCTGGATGTTCATTTACTGGTCAGTTCATTCTGTTTTTATCGAGTGTCGAACCGGTACACCCTGGGTGAGATTTTTCAGGTCGACTTTTCCGATCTGCAGGTCAAGCAGCGTCAGCGCGACATGATGTGTGACGCGGTATTGCGTTATTTACAGGCATGA